The Alkalihalobacillus sp. TS-13 genomic interval AAGTGGATCAGACCCTTATTGAAAAGCAAAACCGGTATGTTAGGAATTAGTATAGTCGCGATTGTTTGTTTTACAGCTGTTTTTGCTCCCCTTCTTACCCCTTACAAGCCGGAAACGGTTGATTTTTCAGCAATCTCCACTCCGCCTTTTTGGATGGACGGGGGAAGCTTCAACCATATACTTGGGACAGACAATTTAGGTCGTGATTTGTTAAGCAGGATCATTTATGGAGCGCAGATTTCACTCTTAGTCGGAATAAGCTCAGTTGGTGTGGCCGGGGTGATCGGTGTCATCATTGGGCTGATATCTGGATATTATGGCGGTTTAGTAGACACCTTGCTAATGAGATTTGTTGACGCAAATATAGCAATTCCTTCGATTTTATTAGCATTAGTCGTTTTAGGTTTTATGTCTCCTACCATAACCACACTAATTATTGTGATTGGTGTATCAAGTTGGATTGGATACGCAAGGGTCGTACGAAGTGAGGTACTAAGTCTGAAAGAACGAGAATATGTTAAGGCTGCTAAATCAATCGGCGTTCGTAATGGTACGATAATGCGTAGGCACTTGCTGCCTAATGTATCATCTTCGGTTATCGTCATTGCCACAACAAGCGTAGCGACGACCATCATCACTGAGGCATCTCTCAGCTTTTTAGGGTTAGGTCCCAAAGCTGTCACCTGGGGAAAAATATTAAGTGACGGACGAGACTATCTTTCAACAAGCTGGTGGATTGCCACATTTCCAGGTATCGCCATAACAATCACTGTACTCGGTATTATTTTCTTAGGAGATTATTTACGGGATATACTCGATCCACGTATACAAGAATAGTTACTAGGAGGACAACATGGATAAAATGGAAAACCTTCTGCAAGTCAAAGAGTTGAAAACACATTTTATGACCATGAATGGCGTTGTGCCATCTGTAAATGGAGTCACTTTTAATATAAAAAAAGGGGAAAAAGTTGCACTTGTGGGCGAATCTGGATCAGGAAAAAGCGTCACATCCCTTTCAATAATGGGTCTCATTGAGGAACCAGGGAAGATAGTGGATGGGAGCATTATTTTCGATGAAAGAAGTTTATTAGACTTACGTGAAAAAGAAATGGAGAAAATTCGTGGGAATGATATAGCAATGATATTCCAAGAGCCTCTAACTTCTTTAAATCCCTTATTCCCTGTAGGTAAACAGATTCGTGAAAGTCTTCTTCTTCATCAAAAAATATCAAAGAAAGAAGCTAAGCAGAGAGCAATCGAACTCTTGAAAAAAGTTGGTATTCCCATGCCGGAACAGGTGTATTCGTCTTATCCCCATTCATTAAGCGGGGGTATGAGGCAAAGAGTCATGATCGCGATTGCATTATCTTGTGAACCTAAATTAATTATTGCGGACGAACCGACAACTGCGTTAGACGTTACGATTCAAGCTCAAATTTTAGAAATATTGAACGAGCTTTCTGAACTCGAAAATACAGCACTCTTAATCATCACCCATGATTTAGGAGTGGTTGCTGAAATAGCCGATCGAGTAATGGTGATGTACTGTGGTCAAATAGTAGAGGAAGCAGATGTTTTTTCAATCTTTGATTCACCGTTACATCCATATACCAAAGCATTATTAAAAAGCACTCCGCGTCTAAATGGACAAGAAACGCTAGCAACTATTGAAGGCAGGGTACCAAACCCTCTCCATATGCCAAAGGGATGTACATTTCATACGAGATGTCCCTATGCGATCGAAAAATGCTCATCGAATGTCCCAGCAAATCAAGAATTCCGACCAAATCATCATGTGCGTTGTTGGTTAGCTGATGAGGAAGAAGGTGGGATCAAAATTGGTTGACAATAATGAATATATTCTTGAAATAAAAGGTTTGAAAAAATACTATAAGGTACCAAACTCCACAACAAAAGCTTACTTAAAAGCTGTAGATGGGATCGACCTTAAGGTTCGTACCGGAGAAACCTTGGGAATTGTAGGGGAATCGGGGTGTGGTAAATCTACTCTTGGAAATCTCATCGTTAAATTAATAGAGCCGACACAGGGAGAGATAATTTCGAGCGGTATTAATCTGAATGACTTAAAACCTAAACAGCTCAGAAATAAACGTAGGGAAATGCAAATCATTTTCCAAGACCCGTACTCTTCGTTAAACCCTAGAATGAGGATATTTGACATTATAGCTGAACCATTGGTAACTCATAAACTCGCACGCGGATCAGCATTAAAAGAGCGAGTTATTGAACTTATGGAAGTAGTAGGTTTAGACGCTGATTATCTTACTCGATATCCCCATGAATTCAGTGGGGGACAAAGGCAACGCATAGGTATTGCAAGAGCTCTGGCGTTGAATCCAAAAGTTATTGTTTGTGACGAACCAGTTTCTGCATTAGATGTATCCATTCAAGCACAAATTTTGAATCTATTGATCAAATTGCAAAAGCAATTTGATTTAACACTTATCTTTATTGCGCATGGAATACAAGCAGTAAACTATATCAGCGATCAAATTGCTGTGATGTATCTTGGGAGGATCGTAGAGATAGCTGGTAAGGAACAAATCATGAATCACCCAAAGCACCCCTACACAGAACTTTTACTTTCATCCGTTCCGATATCCCATCCAAAATATCGTAACGAGAAAGTGAAAACTGTAATAAATAGAGAAAGTCCCAGCCCGGTGAACCTGCCAAGTGGATGTCGTTTCCATACTCGTTGCCCTTATGCTGATGAAAAATGTAAAAAAGAAGATCCAAACTTAGTAGAAACGAATGATGGACATTTTGTGGCCTGCCATTATCCAATTATTAAGGAGAATAGATAATAAATGCAACAAACTAATCATTTAGAAACGCTCATTCATCTGTATGAAGGTCCATTTCTTTTAAATAATAAGAAAGGAAACATCTCCTCAAAGGTTCCTTTTGATATTAAAAAGGGCAGTGTTCCAATTCTTCTTTCAATGCCGCATTCGGTTGTTCATTTAAGAAATCATAAACTAAAAGAAGCCGATGATTATACCGGATCAATAGGTTTGATCGTACAGAGTTTAACGAATTGCTATTCCCTCTATTCCACAAGATTGTCAGAAGAAGATCCTAACTATGTAAAAGATGGATTGTACAAAAAGGAATTAGTACAACTAATTAAAAGGCACAATATAGCCGCAGTAATTGATATTCACGGTGCTTCATTAAAACGTGAATTTGACATCGATTTAGGGACGCTCCATGGTAAGTCTATTAAACATGCTTATGTAGAAAACATCAGAGAGATTTTTAATAGGAATAACATTAAGGATGTTAGAGAAAATGACACTTTCCCTGCAACACACACGGGGACAATTACGTCATATGTTTATACCTATACTGGTATTCCGTGTATTCAAATTGAAATAAACGGGAAATACCGAAACCCACTTGCTGATATGGAAAACATTCGTTCTATTATTCATTCACTAGTTGATATTGTAGACTATCTGTCAGTGGAGATAGTGGTATGAATAGCCAATATGGGGTAAGTGCGGCACATCCGCTTGCCGTAGACTCTGGAATGGCTGTTCTTGAAAAAGGCGGGAATGCTGTTGATGCTGCGATAGCTGTTTCTTTTGTTTTAGCTGTTGTAGAGCCTTATGCCTCGGGAATAGGTGGAGGCGGTACCATGCTCATTTGTCCTCATGATTCCAATAAGCCAATTTCTTTTGATTATCGTGAAATGGCACCTTTATCTGGGTGGATGGCACCAGAGAAAATTGGTGTTCCTGGTTTTGTGAAGGGAATGGAAAAAATATTCCAAGAATATGGTACGCTGGATTGGTCATACTTATTATCTTTTGCTGTAGATTATGCTGAGCAGGGATTTCCGGTATCTCCACAGTTATATCAACAATTGAACCAGGCCGTACATTTACCAATTGATAAATTAGACCATTTTTACTTTATGAGAAAACCAGTTTCAATAGGTAAACGAGTTGTTCAAGTTGAGCTATCAAAAACGTTAAAAAAAATTCAAGAACAGGGTTCTAAAGCTTTTTATACAGGAGAAATTGCACAGAAGATATGTGACTTGGCATGTGGTATCGAATTAGGAGATTTACAAAAATATACTGTAATTAAAAGAGATGCAGTTTACGGTAATTTTGCCGATTACAAAGTATGGTCTTCTCCACCCCCACTATCAGGGATCATGCTTATTCACACGTTAAAGGTAGCAGAGTCTTTATATATCAGCAAATATAATGATGATGATATAGAATTTATTGATGTTTTGGGTAAAATTATAAACCATTGTGACATCGAACGGAAAAAATACTTAGGTGATCCAGCATTTATTAAAATTTCCCAAGATGATCTGTTAAGTGAGAAATACATCCAACAATTAATGGATAAAATTAATAGTTTAAACCTAAACAAAAAAATGAGTTTATGCCAAGACCATAACAATACCACCCATTTCAGTTTAGTAGATAAAGAGGGAACTATGGTCTCAACAACTAATACAATCAGTGAATATTTTGGTTCGGGCTTATACATTGATGGTTTCTTTCTTAATAATCAGCTTCGAAATTTTAGCGATGAGCCTAATTCCCCTAATGGACCGTTTCCTGGTAAGAGGCCGATCAGTACAATTTCCCCTACGATTTTAACTAAAGACGATAATCCAGTATTAGCGATTGGCGCATCTGGTGGCGGGAGAATCCCTACAATGCTCACAAAAATCATAATCCGAATAATCGAAAACAACCAAAATATACAAGATGCTGTTTCAGCTCCTCGCTTTTTTGTTGATAACAATACCATTTATTTAGAAGAACCTATTACTCCCGCAAAAGAAGAAGAATTGAAAAATAAAGGATACCAAGTCAAAGTCTATCAAAATCATATGTATTATGCAGGAGTCCATGCCATCTTAAGGGATTTTCAAGGGAATTTATCCGGTGCGGCAGATCCAAGACGTGGCGGTAAAGTAGAAGTTAATAATATACATCAAAGTAATTCATGAAATATTTGGAATCCTTTTTAATCATGTATAGGAAAGTATTCATAACGAAGGAGGAAACGTGTAATGAAGAGTAAAATGATATTCCGTTTACTAGGAATTACCCTTATATGCATTTCTTTTTCGCTATCAGGATTATCCCAGTCTGTAGCATGGGCGTCCAGTTCGGCAATTGCTACCGGGGAATCAACAGTCGATGGTCGTCCAGTGGCATGGAAAAATCGAGATCATTGGTCAACAGCAGATGGTTGGAAGGTGTTTCCTTACTATTATCAAGCAGACGGCGATTCTTTCGGAGACGGGGATCGTTATACCTCCCTTCATAATTACATGGGTGTCACCGCCAAAGGATCATCCGGATTGGACGTGCATACTGGTAAGCAAATCCCTTGGGTTGGAACCAATGATAAAGGCTTGGGATTAGTTCAGGTTGCCGGTCACACGTTAACCTCAAGTTTCGCGGAAGACAATGGATACCCCGTATCCCAGGATCTCGAAAATGGAATGAGTGGTGGTTTCTTGAATCACGTCATCCTTTCTCGAGCAGAGCATATTGATGAAGTAGAACAAATTTTAAGGGATACCAATGACGGTGGTGGATTTAATAGTAGTTATGCGAGGAACACTTCCACGATTATAAGTGTTTTTGATCGATGGGGAAATGCTGCTACATTTGAGATTGATGGAAATAGTTTTACCCGAGATAATGTGACAAAAGAATATGTTAAAGATAAGAATGGACATTTTAGTACTTTACACACCGATGAAAAGGATCAAGGAAATCCTTCGGATGGGGCTTATAGCGGTTATGATTGGCGAAATAACTTTTCAAAGGTTGATTGGATAAAGCCGAATGGTTTCCCTTATTTCGTAGATGACCAGACTACGGAAGTAGATTCCAATGGAGAGATTGTCAACAGCGGTTCGACTTCAGATGGTATTCATGATTGGGAATATTCTTCTAGTGCTATTAAGCGTTATCCTAGAGCCGGGATTCGAATGGATGACCCGCATATAAAAGACTATCGTTATTTTATACACAAGGATGTTGGTTCTTACGCATTAGGGGATAAATACGATATTGAAACGTTATCAAAAAATATTGGCATTCTTCCCGGAGGTGAAAAACCAAACGGGTGGCATTTAAACCGGTTCGTGTCAACTTTCGGTACAGTTATTGTAGGTTCAAAGCCCGGGGACCCTTATGAAGGGAAACTAACCACAATGTGGGTATCACTTGGTGAGCCTTCTGTCGGTTTGTTCGTACCTCTTTTTCCATACTCTGGTGAGGTACCATCAGAATTAACTACAATGTACTCAGCGATTAATGATAAAAGACATCAGGTCTATGATTATACAGACGATAACTCTTGTGGTTACAGCTGTGGACGAAATGTAGATCATTCTATTGATACACACGCGTTGACAGGTGAATATTACGGCGAGTCCGGGATCATGCAGTATACCTTTGATATCGATAACTGGGCTTTTGATCAATATGATCAATTCATAGCTGATCTTCGTGACGGTACGAGATCGTTGACAGAATTAAAGCAAGATATGATTAATTGGCAGAAAAAGATAGCTCAACAAGCAAAGGAATACTATGTAAATGAGACAAGTATCTTTCCGGCTATTGAGGATGCTTATGTCAATTCAAACAACCCTGATAGGAACTATGATGATTTTCTGAGTGTTCGACAGGATGATCGAATATCTTATTTGAAATTCAACTTGGAAGGAATTACCGGAAAGCGAATTCAATCTGTAAAGCTTCGTCTCACTGAGAGTACAAATGGAATGGCTGGAGACACGAACTTACAAGTATCAAAAACGATAGATCCATGGGATGAAACAACCGTCACCTGGAATACAAAACCTTCAACTGATGGTATGGTATATGGAACCTATAAAGGTGGACAGCTTAATGAAAATGAGGTTATCGATATCCCACTAGATCCGTCCTTCATCGAAGGAGACGGTATATATGAGATTGCACTAACCGGTACTTCAGGTTCAGTAGACGATGAGTTCTCAATGAGAGATACATTGGATGGCGCAAAGATTATTGTCGACTTCGGTGATTTAAATGACATTATATTGGATAACAAAGATGCAACACTATCATCAGAGTGGCTGACTTCAACAACAGAACCGGATTATTATGGACACAACTATTTGTACCGTTCCACAAATGGGACAGAGAAGAAAGTAGTCTGGACTCCGTACATTACGAATCCGGGTAACTATGAAATTTATTATTGGCTTCCAGATGGCACAACTAATCGAGCACCTGACGCACCATTTACGATTAATTATTCAGGAGGATCCGTCACTATTAATGTGGACCAAACTGTTTCTGGAGGGGAATGGGTCCAGTTAGGAACAGGCGTTTACCCATTTGATTCGGGTATGCACGGAAGTTTGGAGCTTAGCAGCACAGCCAGTAATGGTAATTATGTAATAGCTGATGCAGTCCGTTTTGTAAAAGTTCCCTAATTTTTCTTAATTCTTATAGAATCCTGTCTTTTATGTTGTGGGTTCTACGAAGCTTGTTTTGAGGCTATGATTTCCCGTTCGATTTCTTCTATTTGTTCCTCACGTTTGGTTTCTAACTAAGGGAAACTATTAAAATACAAATTTTAATGGATTTAGGTTAGTAAATTATTAAATATAGATAATACACAAAACTCTATTAAAGATCGGGGGGCGGTGAATCCCATTAGGGATATTCTACCGCCACTTACTTTCTCTATAATTTACCTTCCTTGAAGTATTCTTTGTCACGTGTCTGACTACGAAAAACAGAGTTGTTGGCGTTCATCGTTGTCATGTAGGATTAATCAATGCCAACATTGTTCAATCCCAGGGAAGTATTCAAAAGTGCAATCCTGAATAACAGTGCAGCTATCATCCTTTGTCACCAGCATCCCTCTCAAGATACAAATCCATCCTGAGAAGATATCGAGGTGACAAAACGGTTTGTCGAGACTGGACAAATGATGGGAATTGAGGTTCTGAACCATCTGATTGTCAATGCAAAGGCTGGGTTTACCAGCTTAAAAGAAAAAGGTTATGTATGATTTTTGGAAGGAGCTCGTCTCCTTCCTTTTTTAATTTCATTTTTCCTAAAGCAGAATATTAAAATAATTCAAAAAATATTGACTTCTATTAAAGTGTCTTGTATAGTGTACTAAATTAATTCAGTATACAAAATTTCAGTTCGACATACAGAACTGAAGAAGGGGTGATTTCAAAGTGTGGGAAGATGAAAAAATGGTTTTTCAGTTAATGAAAGAAAAGCTTTATGCTGCGGTGATCTGTGATACACTTGATGATTTAGATTTCAGGAACCAGGCGATGAGAGAAGACATTCGGCCGCTGGAAAATGACACAGTATTAGTGGGGAAAGCAAAAACAGTTTTGGCTGCGGATGTTTATCATGAATATCAAAACCCTTATGAGCAGGAAATTAACGCAATCGATAGCATTAAAGAAGATGAAGTCGTGGTAGCCGGGACAAATCATTCCGTGCGCAATGGGCTGTGGGGCGAATTACTCTCTACCGCTTCTAAAATGAGAGGAGCGAGAGGAGCGGTTATCGACGGCCTTATCAGAGACACGAAAAAGATTCTTGAACTCGGATTTCCTGTCTATTGTACTGGTTTTAAACCGGTCGATTCAAAAGGCAGAGGAGTTGTGATCGATTATGATTGTCCGGTTGAGGTAGGAGGCGTGTTGGTTCATCCGAATGATGTCATTTTCGGAGATAGAGATGGTGTCGTAGTAATTCCTAAAGCAGTATTTCAAGAAACAGTGGAAAGAGCTTTAGATAAAGTGAACAGTGAAAACCAGACAAGAAACGAGTTGCTTGAAGGAAAACTGTTGAAAGACGTATATGACAAATATGGGGTTTTATAAAAGGAGAATAGAAATGTCAACCTACAAGGTGCCCGCACTAGAAAAAACGATAGCGATACTGGATCTACTCGAAAAATCACCTGAAGGACTGACAGCTACAGAATTTTATACGAAACTAAATCTTCCTAAAACCTCAGTGTTTTCTATTCTTAGTGTTCTTGTAGAACATGAATTTGTAAAAAAGAATTCAAACGGAAAGTATATACTCGGTGTGAAACTCTTTCATCTAGGAATGTCGTATTTAGATAATCTGGATTTAGTGAAAGTAAGTAGACCTTATCTACAACAGTTAATGAGAGATACAGGCTATACCATCCATTTAGGTGTAATGGATAAGAATGAGGTCGT includes:
- a CDS encoding ABC transporter permease yields the protein MEIQKETSTAPLTEPSKKNSSTKYSIIKWIRPLLKSKTGMLGISIVAIVCFTAVFAPLLTPYKPETVDFSAISTPPFWMDGGSFNHILGTDNLGRDLLSRIIYGAQISLLVGISSVGVAGVIGVIIGLISGYYGGLVDTLLMRFVDANIAIPSILLALVVLGFMSPTITTLIIVIGVSSWIGYARVVRSEVLSLKEREYVKAAKSIGVRNGTIMRRHLLPNVSSSVIVIATTSVATTIITEASLSFLGLGPKAVTWGKILSDGRDYLSTSWWIATFPGIAITITVLGIIFLGDYLRDILDPRIQE
- a CDS encoding DNRLRE domain-containing protein → MKSKMIFRLLGITLICISFSLSGLSQSVAWASSSAIATGESTVDGRPVAWKNRDHWSTADGWKVFPYYYQADGDSFGDGDRYTSLHNYMGVTAKGSSGLDVHTGKQIPWVGTNDKGLGLVQVAGHTLTSSFAEDNGYPVSQDLENGMSGGFLNHVILSRAEHIDEVEQILRDTNDGGGFNSSYARNTSTIISVFDRWGNAATFEIDGNSFTRDNVTKEYVKDKNGHFSTLHTDEKDQGNPSDGAYSGYDWRNNFSKVDWIKPNGFPYFVDDQTTEVDSNGEIVNSGSTSDGIHDWEYSSSAIKRYPRAGIRMDDPHIKDYRYFIHKDVGSYALGDKYDIETLSKNIGILPGGEKPNGWHLNRFVSTFGTVIVGSKPGDPYEGKLTTMWVSLGEPSVGLFVPLFPYSGEVPSELTTMYSAINDKRHQVYDYTDDNSCGYSCGRNVDHSIDTHALTGEYYGESGIMQYTFDIDNWAFDQYDQFIADLRDGTRSLTELKQDMINWQKKIAQQAKEYYVNETSIFPAIEDAYVNSNNPDRNYDDFLSVRQDDRISYLKFNLEGITGKRIQSVKLRLTESTNGMAGDTNLQVSKTIDPWDETTVTWNTKPSTDGMVYGTYKGGQLNENEVIDIPLDPSFIEGDGIYEIALTGTSGSVDDEFSMRDTLDGAKIIVDFGDLNDIILDNKDATLSSEWLTSTTEPDYYGHNYLYRSTNGTEKKVVWTPYITNPGNYEIYYWLPDGTTNRAPDAPFTINYSGGSVTINVDQTVSGGEWVQLGTGVYPFDSGMHGSLELSSTASNGNYVIADAVRFVKVP
- the ggt gene encoding gamma-glutamyltransferase → MNSQYGVSAAHPLAVDSGMAVLEKGGNAVDAAIAVSFVLAVVEPYASGIGGGGTMLICPHDSNKPISFDYREMAPLSGWMAPEKIGVPGFVKGMEKIFQEYGTLDWSYLLSFAVDYAEQGFPVSPQLYQQLNQAVHLPIDKLDHFYFMRKPVSIGKRVVQVELSKTLKKIQEQGSKAFYTGEIAQKICDLACGIELGDLQKYTVIKRDAVYGNFADYKVWSSPPPLSGIMLIHTLKVAESLYISKYNDDDIEFIDVLGKIINHCDIERKKYLGDPAFIKISQDDLLSEKYIQQLMDKINSLNLNKKMSLCQDHNNTTHFSLVDKEGTMVSTTNTISEYFGSGLYIDGFFLNNQLRNFSDEPNSPNGPFPGKRPISTISPTILTKDDNPVLAIGASGGGRIPTMLTKIIIRIIENNQNIQDAVSAPRFFVDNNTIYLEEPITPAKEEELKNKGYQVKVYQNHMYYAGVHAILRDFQGNLSGAADPRRGGKVEVNNIHQSNS
- a CDS encoding N-formylglutamate amidohydrolase, whose product is MQQTNHLETLIHLYEGPFLLNNKKGNISSKVPFDIKKGSVPILLSMPHSVVHLRNHKLKEADDYTGSIGLIVQSLTNCYSLYSTRLSEEDPNYVKDGLYKKELVQLIKRHNIAAVIDIHGASLKREFDIDLGTLHGKSIKHAYVENIREIFNRNNIKDVRENDTFPATHTGTITSYVYTYTGIPCIQIEINGKYRNPLADMENIRSIIHSLVDIVDYLSVEIVV
- a CDS encoding RraA family protein, whose product is MVFQLMKEKLYAAVICDTLDDLDFRNQAMREDIRPLENDTVLVGKAKTVLAADVYHEYQNPYEQEINAIDSIKEDEVVVAGTNHSVRNGLWGELLSTASKMRGARGAVIDGLIRDTKKILELGFPVYCTGFKPVDSKGRGVVIDYDCPVEVGGVLVHPNDVIFGDRDGVVVIPKAVFQETVERALDKVNSENQTRNELLEGKLLKDVYDKYGVL
- a CDS encoding ABC transporter ATP-binding protein translates to MDKMENLLQVKELKTHFMTMNGVVPSVNGVTFNIKKGEKVALVGESGSGKSVTSLSIMGLIEEPGKIVDGSIIFDERSLLDLREKEMEKIRGNDIAMIFQEPLTSLNPLFPVGKQIRESLLLHQKISKKEAKQRAIELLKKVGIPMPEQVYSSYPHSLSGGMRQRVMIAIALSCEPKLIIADEPTTALDVTIQAQILEILNELSELENTALLIITHDLGVVAEIADRVMVMYCGQIVEEADVFSIFDSPLHPYTKALLKSTPRLNGQETLATIEGRVPNPLHMPKGCTFHTRCPYAIEKCSSNVPANQEFRPNHHVRCWLADEEEGGIKIG
- a CDS encoding ABC transporter ATP-binding protein translates to MRKKVGSKLVDNNEYILEIKGLKKYYKVPNSTTKAYLKAVDGIDLKVRTGETLGIVGESGCGKSTLGNLIVKLIEPTQGEIISSGINLNDLKPKQLRNKRREMQIIFQDPYSSLNPRMRIFDIIAEPLVTHKLARGSALKERVIELMEVVGLDADYLTRYPHEFSGGQRQRIGIARALALNPKVIVCDEPVSALDVSIQAQILNLLIKLQKQFDLTLIFIAHGIQAVNYISDQIAVMYLGRIVEIAGKEQIMNHPKHPYTELLLSSVPISHPKYRNEKVKTVINRESPSPVNLPSGCRFHTRCPYADEKCKKEDPNLVETNDGHFVACHYPIIKENR